A genomic window from Streptomyces mirabilis includes:
- a CDS encoding TetR/AcrR family transcriptional regulator — MVRAADRAERPGRTSVWLEGKAPRGAAARGGGQPSGLDRDRITEVTVRLLDAEGMAKFSMRRLAAELNVTAMSVYWYVDTKDDLLELALDAVFGELELPDAESGEDWRDQLRSLATGYRALLVRHPWVSPLIGTFLNIGPHSMAFSLCVQQVIRNTGLPRHGQMGALSAVFQFVYGFGTIEGHFVQRCASAGMTQDEYFRQAMSTIGEQPQFSANFENAADLMEARGGDTVEEMRERDFTFALETLIAGIETMVARG, encoded by the coding sequence ATGGTGAGGGCAGCCGACCGTGCCGAGCGTCCGGGGCGGACCAGTGTCTGGCTGGAGGGCAAGGCTCCCCGGGGCGCTGCGGCGCGCGGGGGCGGGCAGCCGTCGGGGCTCGACCGGGACCGGATCACCGAGGTCACCGTACGGCTGCTGGATGCCGAGGGCATGGCGAAGTTCTCCATGCGCCGGCTGGCCGCCGAGCTGAACGTCACCGCGATGTCCGTGTACTGGTACGTCGACACCAAGGACGACCTGCTGGAGCTCGCCCTCGACGCGGTCTTCGGCGAACTGGAGCTGCCCGACGCGGAGTCGGGCGAGGACTGGCGCGACCAGCTCCGCTCCCTCGCCACCGGCTATCGCGCGCTGCTGGTCCGCCACCCCTGGGTGTCCCCGCTGATCGGGACCTTCCTGAACATCGGCCCGCACTCCATGGCCTTCTCGCTCTGCGTCCAGCAGGTGATCCGCAACACCGGCCTGCCCCGGCACGGCCAGATGGGCGCGCTCTCGGCGGTCTTCCAGTTCGTGTACGGGTTCGGCACCATCGAGGGCCACTTCGTGCAGCGCTGCGCCTCGGCGGGGATGACCCAGGACGAGTACTTCCGTCAGGCCATGAGCACGATCGGCGAACAGCCGCAGTTCTCCGCCAACTTCGAGAACGCCGCGGACCTCATGGAGGCCCGCGGCGGTGACACGGTCGAGGAGATGCGGGAGCGGGACTTCACGTTCGCGCTGGAAACGCTGATCGCGGGGATCGAGACGATGGTCGCCCGGGGTTAG
- a CDS encoding MFS transporter has product MFYGVQHVDDSPRTLEDQPQGHPQRWLILGVICLAQLTVLLDNTVLNVAIPSLTRELGAATSDIQWMINAYSLVQSGLLLTAGSAADRYGRKKMLIAGLVLFGIGSVVAGLADSTGQLIAARAGMGVGGALLLTTTLAVAMQVFTPAEHPKAIGIWSAVNALGFAAGPLLGGFILNHFWWGAIFLVNLPVVALGLAAVVALVPESKSPRGDRPDLLGALLSTIGMTALVYAIISGPEHGWTSGRVLATDAVAVLVLAAFAYWESRIPYPMLDLHFFRDRRFTGAVAGAVLITFGMGGALFLLTQHLQFVLGYGPLEAGLRTAPLALAVVALNFSGLSAKWTARLGTPVSIALGMTLMSAGLVSIATLAAHGYGDTLLGLLLIGAGAAVANPAMAHAVMSAIPPEKAGVGAGINGTLAEFGNGLGVAVLGAILNSRFAALIPVAAASLPAALASAGSEEERGRITDAFSSGLETSQLVGAVAVLLGGLLAAALLRRAERADSAMAVSA; this is encoded by the coding sequence CTGTTCTACGGTGTACAGCATGTCGACGACTCCCCCAGGACCCTCGAGGACCAGCCGCAAGGCCACCCCCAACGCTGGCTGATCCTCGGCGTCATCTGCCTCGCCCAACTGACCGTGCTGCTCGACAACACCGTCCTGAACGTCGCGATCCCCTCCCTCACCCGGGAGCTGGGCGCGGCCACCTCCGACATCCAGTGGATGATCAACGCGTACTCGCTGGTGCAGTCCGGGCTGCTGCTCACGGCGGGCAGCGCGGCCGACCGCTACGGCCGCAAGAAGATGCTGATCGCGGGTCTGGTCCTCTTCGGGATCGGCTCGGTGGTGGCCGGACTCGCCGACTCCACGGGCCAGTTGATCGCCGCACGGGCCGGGATGGGCGTCGGCGGCGCGCTCCTGCTGACCACCACGCTCGCCGTCGCCATGCAGGTCTTCACCCCCGCGGAGCACCCGAAGGCCATCGGCATCTGGAGCGCCGTCAACGCCCTCGGCTTCGCGGCCGGGCCGCTCCTCGGCGGCTTCATACTGAACCACTTCTGGTGGGGCGCGATCTTCCTGGTCAACCTGCCGGTGGTGGCCCTGGGCCTCGCCGCGGTGGTGGCCCTCGTACCGGAGTCGAAGAGTCCGCGCGGGGACCGTCCCGACCTCCTGGGAGCGCTGCTTTCCACGATCGGTATGACCGCACTCGTGTACGCGATCATCTCCGGCCCCGAACACGGCTGGACGTCGGGCCGGGTCCTGGCCACGGACGCGGTCGCCGTGCTGGTGCTGGCCGCCTTCGCGTACTGGGAGAGCCGCATCCCGTACCCCATGCTCGACCTGCACTTCTTCCGCGACCGGCGCTTCACGGGAGCCGTGGCGGGAGCCGTCCTCATCACCTTCGGCATGGGTGGTGCCCTCTTCCTCCTCACCCAGCACCTCCAATTCGTCCTGGGATACGGCCCCCTGGAAGCCGGACTGCGTACGGCGCCGCTCGCGCTCGCGGTCGTGGCGCTGAACTTCTCCGGCCTCTCGGCGAAGTGGACGGCGAGACTCGGCACTCCGGTGTCGATCGCGCTCGGCATGACGCTGATGTCGGCCGGGTTGGTGTCGATCGCCACGCTCGCCGCGCACGGGTACGGCGACACACTGCTCGGGCTGTTGCTGATCGGCGCGGGCGCCGCCGTGGCCAACCCGGCCATGGCACACGCCGTCATGAGCGCGATTCCGCCGGAGAAGGCGGGCGTGGGCGCGGGCATCAACGGCACGCTCGCCGAGTTCGGCAACGGCCTCGGCGTGGCGGTCCTCGGGGCGATCCTCAACTCCCGGTTCGCGGCGCTGATTCCGGTGGCGGCGGCCTCGCTCCCGGCCGCGCTGGCCTCGGCGGGTTCGGAGGAGGAGCGCGGGCGGATCACGGACGCGTTCTCGTCGGGGTTGGAGACCAGCCAACTGGTGGGCGCGGTGGCCGTCCTTCTCGGTGGACTGCTGGCCGCGGCGTTGCTACGACGTGCGGAGAGGGCAGACTCCGCGATGGCGGTGTCGGCGTAG
- a CDS encoding ArnT family glycosyltransferase, translating to MTTQSDTSHQEGASPSGAELFWGPPSSTALQEPVVPPIAAPRSGEPEQPFFHRVWRGRPEDPRWVRPAFLALLVATGLLYLCNLSASGYANSFYSAAVQAGSQSWKALFFGSLDSANAITVDKPPASLWPMALSVRIFGLTSWAILVPEVLMGVATVGVLYGALRRRFSPAAGLIAGAVLALTPVAALMFRFNNPDAMLALLMTVTIYCVVRALEDGRTKWLVWAGVAVGFAFLAKTLQAFLILPPLAVVYAVCAPVQLRKRFAQLGLSAVAMVVAGGWWVAIVELWPASSRPYIGGSQNNSFLELTFGYNGLGRINGDETGSVGGGGGGGGTGQWGETGWNRMFNSEIGSQIAWLLPAALILFVAGIVLTRKARRTDLTRSSFLAWGGALLMTAIIFSYMAGIFHQYYTVALAPYIAAVVGMGATVLWEERSKVWASLTLAGAVTATAAWGYVLLNRTPTYLPWLKWLVLIGGLVGALGLIFAARLGRQLALAAVGLSFVASVAGPTAYTLSTVNTGHTGSIVTAGPAGAGMMGGRGPGGGGGMRGGFPGGGNTQGQNQQGGNGTTQQGGGMGRPPMGGTGGTGGFPGQNRQGNGNTQGQNQQGGMPGGGAMGEGGMGGGGVGGLLNGATVSPAAKKLLETKAGDYTWAAAAIGSQNSASYQLATGKPVMAIGGFNGTDPSPTLAQFKKYVTDGKVHYFISGGGMGGMGGGNSTTSTSSQISSWVTANFKKVTVGSATFYDLTQPTK from the coding sequence ATGACGACTCAGTCCGATACGAGCCACCAGGAGGGCGCGAGCCCCTCCGGCGCCGAGCTCTTCTGGGGACCGCCGAGCTCGACGGCTCTGCAGGAGCCCGTGGTGCCGCCCATCGCGGCCCCCCGGTCCGGTGAGCCCGAGCAGCCGTTCTTCCACCGCGTCTGGCGCGGCCGGCCCGAGGACCCGCGCTGGGTGCGCCCCGCCTTCCTCGCCCTGCTCGTCGCCACCGGCCTGCTCTACCTCTGCAACCTGAGCGCCTCCGGGTACGCCAACTCCTTCTACTCCGCGGCCGTCCAGGCCGGCAGCCAGAGCTGGAAGGCCCTCTTCTTCGGCTCGCTCGACTCGGCCAACGCCATCACCGTCGACAAGCCCCCGGCCTCGCTGTGGCCGATGGCCCTGTCGGTACGGATCTTCGGTCTCACCTCGTGGGCGATCCTCGTCCCCGAGGTGCTGATGGGTGTCGCCACGGTCGGCGTCCTGTACGGGGCACTGCGCCGTCGCTTCAGCCCAGCGGCCGGTCTGATCGCGGGTGCGGTGCTCGCGCTCACTCCCGTCGCCGCGCTGATGTTCCGGTTCAACAACCCGGACGCGATGCTCGCGCTGCTGATGACCGTCACGATCTACTGCGTGGTCCGCGCTCTGGAGGACGGCCGGACGAAGTGGCTGGTCTGGGCGGGTGTCGCGGTCGGCTTCGCCTTCCTCGCGAAGACCCTGCAGGCCTTCCTGATCCTGCCGCCGCTCGCGGTCGTGTACGCGGTCTGCGCGCCGGTGCAGCTCAGGAAGCGGTTCGCACAGCTGGGTCTTTCGGCGGTGGCGATGGTCGTCGCCGGCGGTTGGTGGGTGGCGATCGTGGAGCTGTGGCCCGCGTCCTCCCGCCCGTACATCGGCGGCTCGCAGAACAACTCCTTCCTTGAGCTGACCTTCGGCTACAACGGCCTCGGCCGTATCAACGGCGACGAGACCGGCAGCGTCGGTGGTGGCGGCGGTGGCGGTGGCACCGGCCAGTGGGGCGAGACCGGCTGGAACCGGATGTTCAACTCGGAGATCGGCAGCCAGATCGCATGGCTGCTGCCCGCCGCGCTGATCCTGTTCGTCGCGGGGATCGTGCTCACCCGCAAGGCCAGGCGGACCGACCTGACGCGCAGCTCGTTCCTCGCCTGGGGCGGCGCGCTGCTGATGACAGCGATCATCTTCAGCTACATGGCCGGCATCTTCCACCAGTACTACACGGTGGCCCTGGCCCCCTACATCGCGGCCGTCGTCGGCATGGGCGCGACGGTGCTGTGGGAGGAGCGGAGCAAGGTCTGGGCCTCGCTCACCCTCGCCGGCGCGGTCACCGCGACCGCCGCCTGGGGATACGTCCTCCTCAACCGCACCCCCACCTACCTCCCGTGGCTGAAGTGGCTGGTCCTCATCGGCGGTCTGGTCGGCGCGCTCGGCCTGATCTTCGCGGCCAGGCTGGGCCGTCAACTGGCCCTCGCGGCGGTCGGACTGAGCTTCGTGGCCTCGGTCGCGGGCCCGACGGCGTACACGCTGTCCACGGTGAACACCGGGCACACCGGTTCGATCGTCACGGCCGGTCCCGCGGGCGCCGGCATGATGGGCGGCCGTGGTCCCGGTGGCGGCGGTGGCATGCGGGGCGGCTTCCCCGGTGGCGGCAACACCCAGGGCCAGAACCAGCAGGGCGGCAACGGCACCACCCAGCAGGGCGGCGGCATGGGCCGGCCCCCGATGGGCGGTACGGGCGGCACCGGTGGCTTCCCCGGTCAGAACCGGCAGGGCAACGGCAACACCCAGGGCCAGAACCAGCAGGGCGGCATGCCCGGCGGTGGCGCGATGGGCGAGGGCGGCATGGGCGGTGGCGGCGTGGGCGGTCTGCTCAACGGCGCGACCGTCAGCCCCGCGGCCAAGAAGCTGCTGGAGACGAAAGCGGGCGACTACACCTGGGCGGCCGCGGCCATCGGTTCCCAGAACTCCGCGAGCTACCAGCTCGCCACCGGCAAGCCGGTGATGGCGATCGGCGGCTTCAACGGCACCGACCCGTCCCCGACGCTGGCCCAGTTCAAGAAGTACGTGACGGACGGCAAGGTCCACTACTTCATCTCGGGCGGCGGCATGGGTGGCATGGGCGGCGGCAACTCCACCACCTCCACCTCCTCCCAGATCAGCTCGTGGGTCACGGCCAACTTCAAGAAGGTGACGGTCGGTTCGGCCACCTTCTACGACCTGACGCAGCCGACCAAGTAG
- a CDS encoding glycosyltransferase has translation MRTDSSPGNLPAREHLPAGSAGTPVLDVVIPVYNEEKDLQPCVVRLHEHLKRTFPYAFRITVADNASTDTTPQVAARLESEIPEVRSFRLEQKGRGRALRTVWSASDAPILAYMDVDLSTDLNALLPLVAPLISGHSDLAIGSRLARSSRVVRGAKREFISRTYNLILRGSLQARFSDAQCGFKAIRRDVAQVLLPLIEDTGWFFDTEMLVLAERAGLRIHEVPVDWVDDPDSTVHIVKTATDDLKGVWRVGRALATGSLPLDRLARPFGDDPRDRDLTDVPKGLARQLVGFCVVGVLSTLFYLLLYSGFRSFSGSQIANALALLVSAVANTAANRRLTFGVRGRGSAVRHQAQGLVVFGIGLALTSGSLAALNAATSSPAHSTELAVLIAANLAATVLRFLLFRAWVFPDRRDERGASTVVASHNPASPTYGTTSAAHPQYQHPRQLPRQQHPHTPLPQRPTATAPQAPYINHDHNQTDEFRAGEAADRTWGDATMQLQAVRPHDHDPRDTRDAR, from the coding sequence ATGCGAACCGACTCTTCTCCCGGCAACCTGCCGGCGCGGGAGCACCTCCCGGCCGGGTCCGCCGGTACGCCTGTCCTGGACGTAGTGATCCCCGTTTACAACGAGGAGAAGGATCTCCAGCCGTGTGTGGTGAGACTGCACGAGCATCTCAAGCGCACCTTCCCGTACGCGTTCCGCATCACGGTCGCGGACAACGCCTCGACGGACACCACCCCTCAGGTGGCCGCACGGCTGGAGTCGGAGATACCGGAGGTCAGGTCCTTCCGGCTTGAGCAGAAGGGCCGCGGGCGCGCGCTGCGCACCGTGTGGTCGGCCTCGGACGCTCCGATCCTCGCCTACATGGACGTGGACCTGTCCACCGACCTCAACGCCCTCCTCCCGCTGGTGGCCCCGCTGATCTCGGGCCACTCGGACCTCGCGATCGGCTCCCGGCTCGCCCGCAGCTCGCGCGTGGTGCGCGGTGCCAAGCGGGAGTTCATCAGTCGCACCTACAACCTGATCCTGCGCGGCTCGCTGCAGGCCCGCTTCTCGGACGCGCAGTGCGGCTTCAAGGCGATCCGCCGCGATGTCGCCCAGGTGCTGCTGCCGCTGATCGAGGACACCGGCTGGTTCTTCGACACCGAGATGCTGGTGCTCGCCGAGCGCGCCGGACTGCGCATCCACGAGGTGCCGGTCGACTGGGTCGACGACCCGGACTCGACCGTGCACATCGTGAAGACCGCGACCGACGACCTGAAGGGTGTGTGGCGCGTGGGGCGCGCCCTCGCCACCGGTTCACTCCCCCTCGACCGGCTCGCGCGCCCCTTCGGGGACGATCCGCGCGACCGCGACCTGACCGACGTGCCCAAGGGTCTGGCCCGCCAGCTCGTCGGCTTCTGTGTGGTGGGCGTCCTGTCCACCCTCTTCTACCTGCTCCTGTACAGCGGCTTCCGCTCGTTCTCGGGCTCGCAGATCGCCAACGCGCTCGCCCTGCTCGTGTCGGCCGTCGCCAACACCGCGGCCAACCGCCGTCTGACCTTCGGCGTCCGCGGTCGCGGCAGCGCGGTCCGGCACCAGGCACAGGGCCTGGTCGTCTTCGGTATCGGCCTCGCCCTCACCAGCGGCTCGCTCGCCGCCCTGAACGCGGCGACGAGCAGCCCGGCGCACTCCACCGAACTCGCGGTGCTCATCGCCGCCAACCTCGCGGCGACCGTGCTGCGGTTCCTGCTCTTCCGCGCCTGGGTCTTCCCGGACCGGCGTGACGAGAGGGGAGCCTCGACCGTCGTCGCCTCGCACAACCCGGCCTCGCCCACCTATGGCACGACGTCGGCGGCGCACCCGCAGTACCAGCACCCGCGGCAGCTCCCGCGTCAGCAGCACCCGCACACGCCGCTGCCCCAGCGCCCGACCGCGACGGCGCCCCAAGCTCCGTACATCAATCACGACCACAACCAGACCGACGAGTTCCGCGCCGGTGAAGCCGCGGACCGCACCTGGGGGGACGCAACCATGCAGCTGCAGGCGGTGCGCCCGCACGATCACGACCCGAGGGACACGAGGGACGCACGATGA
- a CDS encoding HAMP domain-containing sensor histidine kinase: MSGRRRPRKQGRGRQPRTLRTRLVVASVVLIAVVCAVISTVTTLALRSHLYDQLDRQLTEVASRASGSFGPPGAQPRNGIGAPGGQRVQSRPTELKDFVTKGPQPPGTIAAKVVNGSITDAQRGEKSTSDLEMNAKTLTKAQLAALGSVSQDGKPHTVDIPGEGEYRVEYKTGDNGSYYVAVPTSDVNSTINTLILVEVSVTAAGLIAAGIAGSVLVGLALRPLRKVASTATRVSELPLHTGEVTLYERVPESEADPHTEVGQVGAALNRMLDHIHSALHARQQSEMRVRQFVADASHELRTPLASIRGYAELTRRGREETGPDTRHALGRIESEAGRMTLLVEDLLLLARLDAGRPLQYDQTDLVPLVIDAVSDARAAGRGHNWRLELPEEPALVLADAARLQQVMVNLFANARTHTPPGTTVTARVHRHGPWLCVDVQDDGPGIPPDLLPRVFERFARGDSSRSRSSGSTGLGLAIVQAVAAAHGGAVTVDSMPGRTVFTLHLPAIAVDPFVETKAQLFSQAQHSATTWVQQGV, from the coding sequence ATGAGCGGGCGACGACGGCCGCGTAAGCAGGGGCGAGGACGACAGCCGCGCACGCTGCGGACGCGGCTCGTCGTCGCGTCCGTGGTGCTGATCGCCGTGGTGTGTGCGGTGATCAGCACGGTGACGACGCTTGCGTTGCGGTCGCACCTTTACGACCAGTTGGACAGGCAGCTGACCGAGGTCGCCTCGCGCGCGTCCGGCTCGTTCGGTCCGCCCGGCGCGCAGCCCAGGAACGGCATCGGCGCGCCCGGTGGGCAGAGGGTGCAGTCGCGCCCGACCGAACTCAAAGATTTCGTCACCAAGGGTCCGCAGCCCCCAGGCACCATCGCGGCCAAGGTGGTGAACGGTTCCATCACCGATGCCCAGCGCGGTGAGAAGTCCACGAGCGACCTCGAGATGAACGCAAAGACTCTCACCAAGGCGCAGCTCGCGGCCCTCGGCTCCGTTTCCCAGGACGGCAAGCCGCACACCGTGGACATCCCCGGCGAGGGTGAGTATCGCGTCGAGTACAAGACCGGCGACAACGGCAGCTACTACGTCGCCGTACCGACCTCGGACGTCAACAGCACCATCAACACCCTGATCCTCGTCGAGGTCAGCGTCACCGCCGCCGGTCTCATCGCCGCCGGCATCGCGGGCAGCGTCCTCGTCGGGCTCGCCCTGCGCCCCCTGCGCAAGGTCGCCTCCACCGCCACCCGCGTCTCCGAACTCCCCCTGCACACCGGCGAGGTCACCCTCTACGAGCGGGTGCCGGAGTCCGAGGCCGACCCGCACACCGAGGTCGGCCAGGTCGGCGCCGCACTCAACCGCATGCTCGACCACATCCACAGCGCCCTGCACGCACGCCAGCAGAGCGAGATGCGCGTACGGCAGTTCGTCGCGGACGCGAGTCATGAGCTGCGTACACCGCTGGCGTCGATCCGCGGTTATGCCGAGCTGACGAGACGCGGCCGCGAGGAGACCGGGCCCGACACCCGGCACGCCCTCGGCCGGATCGAGTCCGAGGCCGGGCGCATGACCCTGCTCGTCGAGGACCTGCTGCTGCTCGCGCGGCTGGACGCCGGACGCCCGCTCCAGTACGACCAGACCGACCTCGTACCGCTCGTCATCGACGCCGTGAGCGACGCCCGGGCGGCCGGTCGCGGCCACAACTGGCGGCTCGAACTGCCGGAGGAGCCCGCGCTGGTCCTCGCGGACGCCGCACGGCTGCAACAGGTCATGGTCAATCTCTTCGCGAACGCCAGAACGCACACCCCGCCCGGTACGACCGTCACCGCACGCGTGCACCGGCACGGACCGTGGCTGTGCGTGGACGTCCAGGACGACGGGCCCGGCATCCCGCCCGACCTGCTTCCGCGCGTCTTCGAACGCTTCGCACGCGGTGATTCCTCGCGCTCCCGGTCCTCCGGCTCGACGGGCCTGGGACTGGCCATCGTGCAGGCCGTCGCGGCCGCGCACGGCGGTGCCGTCACCGTGGACAGCATGCCCGGACGGACGGTGTTCACCCTTCATCTGCCCGCGATCGCCGTCGATCCGTTCGTGGAAACAAAGGCGCAACTGTTCTCACAGGCACAGCACAGCGCCACCACATGGGTGCAACAGGGCGTGTGA
- a CDS encoding response regulator transcription factor, whose amino-acid sequence MTTTSPQGRTELLRPDGSPVRVLVVDDELSITELLSMALRYEGWQIRSAGDGQGAVQTAREFRPDAVVLDMMLPDMDGLAVLGRLRRDLPDVPILFLTAKDAVEDRIAGLTAGGDDYVTKPFSLEEVVARLRGLIRRSGAADRRSDSVLVVGDLTLDEDSHEVSRAGENIHLTATEFELLRFLMRNPRRVLSKAQILDRVWSYDFGGQANVVELYISYLRRKIDAGREPMIHTRRGAGYLIKPAAS is encoded by the coding sequence ATGACCACGACCTCGCCCCAGGGGCGCACCGAACTGCTGAGGCCGGACGGGAGCCCCGTCCGAGTGCTGGTAGTGGACGACGAGCTGTCGATCACCGAGCTGCTCTCCATGGCCCTTCGTTACGAAGGCTGGCAGATCCGCAGCGCGGGTGACGGACAGGGTGCGGTGCAGACCGCGCGCGAGTTTCGGCCCGACGCCGTTGTCCTCGACATGATGCTGCCGGACATGGACGGCCTCGCGGTCCTGGGGCGCCTGCGCCGCGATCTGCCCGACGTGCCCATCCTCTTCCTCACGGCCAAGGACGCCGTCGAGGACCGCATCGCGGGGCTGACAGCCGGCGGCGACGACTACGTCACCAAGCCCTTCAGCCTCGAGGAGGTCGTGGCCCGGCTGCGCGGACTGATCCGCCGCTCCGGTGCCGCCGACCGGCGTTCCGACTCCGTGCTCGTCGTCGGCGACCTCACCCTCGACGAGGACAGTCACGAGGTCTCGCGTGCCGGGGAGAACATCCACCTCACCGCGACGGAGTTCGAACTCCTGCGGTTCCTCATGCGTAATCCCCGGCGTGTACTCAGCAAGGCACAGATACTCGACCGCGTGTGGTCGTACGACTTCGGCGGCCAGGCCAACGTCGTCGAGCTCTACATCTCGTACCTGCGCCGCAAGATCGACGCCGGACGTGAGCCGATGATCCACACCAGGCGTGGGGCCGGTTACCTGATCAAGCCCGCGGCGTCATGA
- a CDS encoding amidohydrolase family protein, whose translation MRATGGTDGSGGTDGSGGADGSGGEDVRRFWQRLGLPGLVDVHTHFMPERVLRKVWDYFDALGPLTGGVEWPITYRAEEGERLAVIREFGVRAFTAMLYPHKAGMAQWLNSWAVDFARRTPDCLHTATLFPEPGVEGYVREALEQGARVFKAHVQVGAYDPSDRLLDSTWGLLAEAGVPVVVHCGSGPAPGKHTGPEPVARVLARHPRLRLIVAHMGMPEYEDFLTLAERYGEVRLDTTMAFTDFSERFAPFPREAGNRLVDLGDRVLLGTDFPNIPYPYVHQLHALERLGLGDDWLRAVCYENGARLFAIRP comes from the coding sequence GTGCGGGCGACTGGCGGGACTGACGGGTCGGGCGGGACTGACGGGTCTGGAGGGGCTGACGGGTCCGGCGGGGAAGACGTACGGCGGTTCTGGCAGCGGCTCGGGCTCCCGGGGCTCGTCGATGTCCACACGCACTTCATGCCCGAGCGCGTCCTGCGCAAGGTGTGGGACTACTTCGACGCGCTCGGGCCGCTGACCGGCGGCGTCGAGTGGCCCATCACCTACCGCGCGGAGGAGGGCGAGCGGCTCGCGGTCATCCGGGAGTTCGGGGTACGGGCCTTCACCGCGATGCTCTACCCGCACAAGGCCGGCATGGCGCAGTGGCTGAACTCCTGGGCCGTCGACTTCGCCCGCCGGACGCCCGACTGTCTGCACACCGCCACCCTGTTCCCCGAGCCGGGCGTCGAGGGGTACGTGCGGGAGGCGTTGGAGCAGGGGGCTCGCGTCTTCAAGGCGCACGTCCAGGTGGGGGCGTACGACCCGAGTGATCGACTCCTCGACTCCACCTGGGGGCTGCTCGCCGAGGCCGGGGTCCCTGTCGTGGTCCACTGCGGGTCCGGTCCCGCGCCCGGCAAACACACCGGGCCCGAGCCGGTCGCCCGTGTCCTCGCCCGGCATCCCCGACTGCGGCTGATCGTGGCGCACATGGGGATGCCCGAGTACGAGGACTTCCTCACCCTCGCGGAGCGCTACGGGGAGGTGCGGCTGGACACGACGATGGCGTTCACGGACTTCAGCGAGCGGTTCGCGCCGTTTCCGCGGGAGGCCGGGAACCGGCTCGTCGACCTGGGGGACCGGGTCCTGCTGGGGACCGACTTCCCGAACATCCCCTATCCGTACGTGCACCAGCTGCACGCCCTCGAACGGCTCGGGCTGGGAGACGACTGGCTGCGGGCCGTCTGCTACGAGAACGGCGCTCGTCTCTTCGCGATCCGTCCCTGA
- a CDS encoding antibiotic biosynthesis monooxygenase, with protein sequence MSDHSIAPVAAHEPPYYAAVFTSVRTEDDGGYGETAERMEELVKDIPGYLGMDYARTPGGLAITVGYFRDADAIREWGGHAEHRAAQRRGRAEWYERYTLHIAKVERSHEYERTPGD encoded by the coding sequence ATGAGCGATCACTCCATTGCACCTGTCGCCGCCCACGAACCCCCTTACTACGCCGCCGTGTTCACCTCCGTCAGGACCGAGGACGACGGAGGGTACGGAGAGACCGCCGAGCGCATGGAGGAGCTGGTGAAGGACATCCCGGGCTACCTCGGCATGGACTACGCGCGCACGCCGGGCGGCCTGGCGATCACCGTCGGGTACTTCCGGGACGCGGACGCGATCCGGGAGTGGGGCGGGCACGCCGAGCACCGCGCGGCGCAGCGGCGCGGCCGCGCCGAGTGGTACGAGCGCTACACACTGCACATCGCCAAGGTCGAGCGGAGCCATGAGTACGAGCGGACTCCAGGGGACTGA